Within Ovis aries strain OAR_USU_Benz2616 breed Rambouillet chromosome 3, ARS-UI_Ramb_v3.0, whole genome shotgun sequence, the genomic segment ggacatctttttttggtgttagttctaaaaggtcgtgtaggtcttcatagaaccgttcaacttcagcttcttcagcattattggtcagggcatcgACTTGGATTACAAaccatattgaatggtttgccttggaaacagagatcattctgtcatttttgagactgcatccaagtactgcatttcggactcttttgttgactatgatggctactccatttcttctaagggattcttgcccacagtagtagatataatagtcatctgagttaaattcacccattccagtccattttagtttgctggttcctagaatgtcgacgttcttTCTTACCATcgcttgtttgaccacttccaatttgccttgattcacagacataacattccaggcccctatccagtattgctctttacagcatcagaccttgcttctatcaccagtcacatccacaaccaggcgctgtttttgctttggctccatcccttcattctttctggagttatttctccactgacctccagtagcatattgggcacctacccacctggggagttcatctttcagtgtcctatctttttgccttttcatactgttcatggggttctcaaggctagaatactgaagtggtttgccattctcatctccagtggaccacattttgtcagaactctccaccatgacctgaccttcttgggtggccctataaggcacggcttagtttcattgagttagacaaggctgtggtccatgtgatcagagtggctacttttctgtgattgtggtttcagtctgtctaccctctgatgccctctctcagcacctaccatcttagtgGGGTTTCTCTTATGCTGGatatggggtatctcctcaccactgccactcctgaccttggacgtggggtatctcctatacaggccatgaaattctccaggccagaatactggagtgggtagctttccccTTCTTCAGAacatcttcccagggattgaatccaggtctcccgcattgcaggcgaattctttaccagctgagctgcaagggaagcccttaaaagtgTCAAGGTCATAAGAATCAAGGAAAGGCTGAAGTGTTCCAGTGTGGAGGAGGTTAAAGGGACATGACAACTGAAGGCACCACGAAATGGATTCTTTGCTATAAAAGACATTCTTGGAACATTTAGCACAGCTTGAATAGAGTCTGAGGATTAAATGGTAAAAAAGTACAAGTTGTAATATCCTGATTTTGATAGTCATACTGGAGTTACACAAGAGAACATCTGTAGGAAACACCCACTCTCCTGTGATGGGGCATCCGATCAGTAACTTGCTCAAatggttccagaaaaaaaaaaaaaaaatttgttctgTCTTTGCAGATTGTTTAATAAATACTATTAGAGAACTGcctgtggacttccctggaggtccagtaagtaagaatctgccttccaatgtggattggaagacatgggttcgattcttgatccaggaagactccacgtgGCACGGAGAAACTAAGCCAGAGTGCTCtgactactgagcccgcatgctgcaactattgaagcccgtgtgcctacagcccatgctccacaagagaagacactgtaatgagaagccctcacactgcaactagagaaagcctgtgtgcagccatgatgacccagtgcagccaaaaatgaataataaatatgaaacGAGAGAGCTATCTGCATTCTTGCCTAGTGAGGAGAGATGGGATCCAATTTCTAAGCTGCTAAATGGCCAAGGGTTCAAATGGAGCCCATTTCTATCCGAAAGCATAGGTTTGGTGTTCttagttggggtggggggtggggggtagttcTACACTTCCTCTCTGACCCCAGGGTCCCAGTTAccaagagggaagaaaaggagcTTCTCCATGCTTTTGGGGCTAGCCTGAGGTGGAGGGTCTCTGCCTTGGCTGCATGTTGAAAATACCTAGGAAACTTTAATAATGCCTAGATCTCACCCCCAGAAATTCTGCTTGGGTGGTCTGGATACGATCTGGGTATTGGGAACAGAAAGAGCTCTAGGTGATTCTAATTAATGTGCAGCTAAATTTGAGACCTGCTAACCCAGGATACAGGAGCTAACTGATCTACTGATGCCATGAAAGCATTACAGTTCCATAGAAGTCTGACCTGGGTCTCATGGGCTGAAATCACTGACAGCCaggtttgtgtttcttcctggaGACTGGGGGAGAAtcttttccttgcttttcccTGCTTCTAGAGGTTAATTGCATTCCTTGACCTGTGatccccttcctccatctttaaaCCAGTAACATCGCATCTCTCTTAACATTCCTCCACAGTCACATCTCCTTCTGaccctcttctgcctcccttgTGATTACTGAGCCCacctagataatccaggatacTCTCCCTATTTTCGGGTCAGttgattagcaaccttaattgGAATTAAGCATCTGCAACCTTAATAACTTTTTACTGTTCAACttaacatattcacagattctggAATTAGGATATGGACatcctttgttgtttttgttgttgttcagttgctaagtcccgtctgactctttgcaaccccatggcctacagcacacaaggcttcccttgtccttcaccatctcccagagtttgctcaaattcatgtccgttaagtcggtgatgctatttaaccatctcatcctccaccacctccttcttcttctgccttcaatctttcccagcatcagggtcttttccaatgcgtcggctctttgtatcacaTGGGCAAAGTACTGGACATCCTTGGGGGACCAGTATTCAGCTACCGCAGTCTGGAAATATATGGAGATTCTTCTTAGCGGAAAActggttaaaatttttaaaagacagagaaaaagaaggggTACTTAAATCTACAGACTtactgcaatccctatcaaaatacgaGAGGCATTTTtcgcagaactagaacaaataattccagAATTtttatggaaccacaaaagaccctgatagtCAAAACAATCATGAAAAGAACAAAGACAGaggtatcatgctccctgattttAATCTATACTTCAAAGATATAGTAATCATAacagtattgtactggcacaaaagcagacatatACATCAATGAAACAGGTTtgtatcaacaaaataaaaagcagccCACTGAATGGGAGgagatatttgcaaaagatatatccaataaggggttaatatctaagGTACTTGAAGaaatcatacaactcaacattaaaaaattaaaaactcaattaaaaaatgggcagaagaccttaacagacattttcccaaagacatatagatggccaacagatgaatgaaaagatgctcagcatcactaatcatcagggaaatgcaaatcaaaaccacagtgagatatcacttcacacatgtcagaatggctatcatcaaaaaggcaacaaATAACTAGTTTGACAAAGATGTGGAGGAAATGCAAATACTCACTAAACTTATGAAAATAAGTCCAGCTCTCTTAGAGGTCAGGGAACTGAAACGCAGACTCCAGCAGCACCTCAGTTTTCATCCAGCAGTGGACAGATGTGGCAAAAGGCGGGTGCCCCTCAcacgtggaggagggcatggcaacccgctccagggttcttgcctggagcctggcaggctaccactgaaaagagtctgacacgactgaagtggcaaCACAGCAGGGCACAGCATGGGCAACCCTCACGTGTGGCACTGGGCACTAGGACTCACGTTCCCAGCTGGCAAGAGCAGGAACTGCTCCAAACTCTTGGGAACACGGTctggcagaatttttttttaatcaccatgTAGATTTTTAAGTTATAATATTCTGTCATATTTTcttcaaagctttaaaaaaaaaaaaaagctgtacaGATACTATCAAAGCTCTTGACCTGGTTGGAAACACATAGATTTGTTACCCTGTACAGAAATGTTTGtactattttttatattatattttgcagtaattttttaaaattttgacagaACTTATATTGTTATACTTGATGCACATAATTCCTCGGAATTCTGACCCTATTCCTCAGAAATGAAGGCTCCAGAATTTATGGCTATGtaattgggcttctcaggtggcggcagtggtaaagaacctacctgccaatgcaggagaataaGAGATTTTTGTTTGAtctctggactgggaagatcccctggaggagggcatggcaacccactcttgtattcttgcctggagaatccccatggactgaggagcctggtgggctacagtccataaggttgaaaagagttggacatgactgaagcaactttgcatgtACTAGAGATGTGCAGTGCAGCATTGCTTGAGAGGCAAAAATGTATAAACCATCTGAACATCCATCAAGCAGAAAATGATTAGGTAAATTCATAGGTATTACTTTCATAGCAGGGACTACTATGCAGTAATTACATAAAATGAGTTAGGTCTCTATGTATTGATCTGTGATGcccacaaaataaaaagcaacttaTAATTTGTATAgtagtgatttttctcttttatattcatTTACATGTCTGTACGTTTTAAAGAAATGTCTCAATATGTGCATTTACTTGAGTATGCCCATAGGAGCACAGAGTAGAGATTCTCAATCAGGGGCAACGTTGCCCTCCAGGGGACATAAGGTAATGGCTGAAGGCAgttttggaaatggcaacccactccagtactcttgcctggaaagtcccatggatgcaggagcctggtaggttacagtccatggggtcgcaaagagttggacacaactgagcaacttcactacgAACTATGAaggcatttttggttgtcaccaCTGGGGAGTGCTAATGGTGTAGATGCTGAACATCCTGCAATGCACACAGGAAAGCACCTCCCCCCTCAATACCCTGCAAAGAATTTTCCAGTCCAAAATGTCAACAACACAAAAGTTGAGAAACCCTGgcatagagaaaggaaaaaaaggataaaCACGAAACTATTAAAAATCAACTTGTTTCTTAAAACATATATGTTGTTTGGTTTATTACAATGAGCATTTATTTTGACCTCTAAGAATTATCctataaagacaaaaaataatactCAATAGAAGTTTATTCTTATGGCAAAGACAATGGAGCAGGAAGGAGTGGGAGATTGTTGCCCAAGCCAAGCTGTTTCTCAGGAAGAGATCTAAGGGCAGGAGTGTAAACTGAGGGTAATGAGagctggaggcaggaggggatGGATGGGGATGCCCTGGAGCCTGGCCCTGACACTGGAGCTCACCAGCTTAGAGTGAACAATCCCAGTGCTTTTGTGAGTTGAACAAGGACCTGCAAAAAATGCCCTATGATTAGGAAAGCCTACTGTGAGAGGGAGAAACAAGCCTCaactctatttccattttataggcTTGAATAAACCATTTTATGATTAAGAACTGTAACACATCAGAAGGGAAGTTCTCCCTGGTCTGCTGAGAGTTGAATTAGCAGGTATTTCTTGGCAAAGAATGGTCAATTAAGGTGGGAAAACGAAAATAGCGTTCTCTGCTACAGGTCTAAGCAGAGTCTTTGACATACTAGTGTGTTCATCTCCCAAAGGGCACTTATCAAATGCGGAACTTCCCTATCTTTCACACaaaagtgtgtgctcagtctcgaagtcgtgtccgactctgtgagaccccatggactatagccacaaggttcctctgtccacagaatttttcaggcaaggatactgaagtgggttgccatttcctcttccaggagatcttcccaacctagggatcaaccctagtctcctgcatctcctgcatcggcaggcagattgttttaccactgagccatctgggaagccctccctatCTTAACCAAGTCTTAAACTGAGAGCATCTTTTGAAACCAGGAATCCATGGAATACACTTCAGGAAATACTAACCTAGTCTAACGATagttttacagattaggaaatggTGGGCAAAACAAAAAGTGACTGAGTTGGCTGGTGGGTTTCACTCAGAACAGTTGTTTTCCAGACCActgcttctccccaccccagcatTAAACATCTCACTATAGTTACAAATCAACTATAGATTCTTGGGGAACATCCCTAAGActtaagggattttttttccaatttaatttCCAAGGGAGAAAGAATGATGGAAGTCATTCAAAGCAAAACTCACCTTTCAATAGAATCAAGACATCTTTGTTCTTAgagatgtttttttctccttgatgGAGAGGCACCCATGAAGACTGTGCTCATGTGAAGGGATGCTCCACCTGATCCTTTTGAAAATATAACCTGAACAGGGCAGGTGGGAACACCTGGGACTTCAACCCTCCCCAATTTACCTCAAGTTTATCTCCTTGGGTCAGGGGAAACCCTACAAAACTGATTCTGCAGATTCTCTCCAAGAAATAAATTTACTAAAGTTTCCTCGATCCCCTACATGCTGGGCCTCTGCAAGACACTGAGAATTCAAAGATGAATAGAACATAATTTCTGCTCTAAAGGGTTGTTTTGTTGTTCAAATCAGGTAGGGAAACAGACACTGCATGTAGCCAGACTTACAGGGCTATACTGACCATGGGAATTAGGGCCTAGGAACCCATGAAGAGCAGTGTTTACAAAGCCCACCCGAAGAAGCTTGCACACCCGAGCTCGTGGGcaagtggtgggggtgggggggaagctaTGGAAGATGTTTCCAGTTTTCAACAGAGAACTCCCGTCCTAGTACATTCTGGGACTCCATTACCAGTAACAACTCGGCTTCCCGCGGAGGAATCTTGTTTATCTTCTTAGCCAACAGCTTCCGGAGGTAGCCAGCCCTTTACCCCACATCACCAAGGGCTTTGGTTCTgggtatgctaagtcgcttcagtcgtgtccgactgtgcggcCTATGGACTGccacccaccaggttcctctgtccatgggatgctcctggcaagaaatactggagtgggttgccgtgccctcctccagggttggTTCTGGAAGGGGCCCACAACATGGCCCTACCTTCTTGCCCTTCCTCAGCCTCGCCTCAGACCTGGATCTCATCACCTCAAAGCCACAGCTACAGGAAAATGATGCTAGGTCTGCGAGCAGATTCTGTCCAAGTTCTTATAGGTTGAGCCCCACGTTCACAGTGGCTGTCACACTGCCAGGAGACCCAGCATCAAAATTTGCCCCATCACAATTAATGCTGTGGCCTTTGGGACGCTACTGCTAAATGGGGACCACTTGGTGTGTGGCAAGTATCCTGACAGGGACTGGCTTCACGTCTTCCATCAGCAGCCTCCACGTCGCCCGAGCACAATTGTCAGCCAAAAAGCATATGAACTACAGTAGGGTTGCCCCATTCGGACGACGACACTGAGTCTCACAGGCGCAAAACAAGTTCTACCCAACCTCAGCGTTAGCAAACGGCAGGTGTCCAGAAGCCTACAACTGAAACCGTTACTAGCCCCGCCCCTAGCCGGCTGCACGGAGCGGGCAATGAGGCAGAGTTGCGCCGGCGCAGCCTTTCCTGATGTCCCGCCCCGGAAGGGTCACGTGAGTAAGGCGGGCTCTGGGCCGGAAGGAAGCGGAAGGGAAAGAAGCCCTCCCCCGGAAATCATTTGTTTCAGGAGCCTGCTCCCGGAAGTGCTGGTGTTTGTAGCGGGCGTGATGGCGTCAAGGTTACTCCGTGGAGCTGGAGCTTTGGCCTCCCAGGCCCTGAGGGCCCGGGGTCCAAATGGAGTCTCCGTGGTGCGCTCTGTGGCGTCTGGAGGTACTCGCCAGCATCGTGCGCCGTTGCCCTCCCGCGGTGGTGTTAGGTCAGCAAAGGCTCGGGTGGGGGAGGCCTTTCATCTCCTCTGGGCCCCAAAGCCCTGAGGCTCTGCGGACCTCTCCCTGATTCTCGACCGCAGCTGCTGCTGACCACCAAAGTGACCCGGCTGCGAAAAATTCCTAAACGGAGTTGCCGGGTGACCTTGGTGGGCAGGGTTTGCAACCCGGGCATGGAGGGGCCAGGCCGCCCTTCAGACCTGCGCCCGTCTCCAGTTGGATGCACCCCACTAGGACTCTGATTTAACctgcttttagaaaaaaaaaaaaaaggcagaaaaatcgGCCTCCGTGGTTGAAGGAAGAAAAGATCACCCCGTGTTCCACTTTTGGGTAACGTGACTGGTTCTTAAGGGACAGTGGCTATGGGTAGACTGTGGGAGCCTGTGGGCCCGCTAAAACTGTGAGCAAAAATTGACTTCTGTGTGTTTTCCCTCTTGATCATTTCAGCCGACATcatcatcttattttcttttaggtGGTGTTCCTACTGATGAAGAGCAGGCGACTGGGCTAGAGAGGGAGGTCATGCTGGCTGCTCGCAAGGGACAGGTGAGAACAATGTTCCATGCCTTCTGGGAGAGTTCATTGCCTTGGATGGGATCAGAACAGCCTCTATGGGGAGCCTTCCCTCCAGGAAACATGGCTTCTGGGAACAGTATTGGTAGTCCCTAGAGGGTAGAGATCATTTGGCATAATAGaccctttattttgttttttttcaggaCCCGTACAATATACTTGCCCCAAAGGCAACCTCAGGTACCAAGGAAGACCCTAATTTAGTCCCCTCCATCAGCAACAAGCGGATAGTGGGCTGCATCTGTAAGTGCTTCCCTTCTATTTTCTTacccttttgtttgtttgcttattttttgactgtgcagaatgtgggatcatagttccccaaccagggatggaacccacaccccctgcattggaagcacagaatcttaaccattgaaccGCCTGAAAAGtctctatttatttacttatttttaatgtttactttgtGACCTTCAGGATCTTTGTTactgcatgtgagatcttttagttgcagcatacaggatctagtttcctgaccaaggatggaacccaggccccctgcattgggagcacagagtcttaatcactagaccaccagaaagTCTCACTCATTTGTTTAATATGTGTTTTGTATGGAGGATGTCTACTAGTTTCTTCACATCTGTTGtctgtgagtgtatatg encodes:
- the LOC101110664 gene encoding cytochrome c oxidase subunit 5B, mitochondrial, producing the protein MASRLLRGAGALASQALRARGPNGVSVVRSVASGGGVPTDEEQATGLEREVMLAARKGQDPYNILAPKATSGTKEDPNLVPSISNKRIVGCICEEDNSTVIWFWLHKGEAQRCPSCGTHYKLVPHQLAH